The proteins below are encoded in one region of Aeromonas veronii:
- a CDS encoding FAD-dependent oxidoreductase — MSRSRLLLLLLILGLVGTFFALDLGRYLSLPELQARQAAAATWVEAHFGQAALLFLAVYVLSTALSLPGASLLTLAGSAVFGIGWGLLLVSFASTLGATLAFLSARFLLRDWVKARFGDRLAQFEQGMAKDGASYLLTLRLIPLFPFFLVNLLMGLTPIRVSTYFWVSQLGMLPGTFVYVLAGSELATLTSTGNILSPGLILALTLLGLMPWLMKLLMARLALRRLHAPYQKPARFDYNLLVIGAGAGGLVTSYIAAAVKARVGLIERHRMGGDCLYTGCVPSKALIRSARFAAEQRRAAELGFTPAQSRADFAAVMARVAEVIKNVEPHDSVARYQGLGVECIEGTARLVSPWELEVDGQRLSARHIVIATGARPRIPELPGLAEVPYLTSDNLWQLREAPRHLLVLGGGPIGCELAQSLAQLGVPVTLVELAPQLLPREEPNVAALLQTRMEADGVRVLTGWRAERVDYLPSAEGSQTESQPIRLHLRRDDESLMLDGDQLLLALGRVANVSGFGLETLGVTLSPGGTVAVDEYLTTNYPSLLAVGDVAGPYQFTHVAAHQGWYAAVNALFSPFKRFKADYRVIPTVTFTSPEIARVGLNQGEARARAIPFELTRFEMAELDRSIADGERSGFVEVLTAPGKDRILGATIVGEGAGERLAEFVLAMKQGLGLRKILATIHPYPTLVEGNKYLAGEWQRAHQPHHLLPWLNRYHGWRRGA; from the coding sequence ATGAGCCGTTCTCGCCTGCTGTTGCTGCTGCTTATCCTCGGATTGGTCGGTACCTTCTTCGCCTTGGATCTCGGCCGCTACCTGAGCCTGCCCGAGTTGCAGGCCCGCCAGGCCGCGGCCGCCACCTGGGTAGAGGCCCATTTCGGCCAGGCCGCCCTGCTGTTCCTCGCCGTCTATGTGCTCAGCACTGCCCTCTCCCTGCCGGGGGCCAGCCTGCTGACGCTCGCCGGCAGCGCCGTCTTCGGCATCGGTTGGGGGCTGCTGCTGGTGTCGTTTGCCAGCACCCTCGGTGCAACCCTCGCCTTTCTCAGCGCCCGCTTCCTGCTGCGCGACTGGGTCAAGGCGCGCTTTGGCGACAGGCTGGCCCAGTTCGAGCAGGGGATGGCAAAAGATGGCGCCAGCTATCTGCTGACCCTGCGTCTCATCCCCCTCTTCCCCTTCTTTCTGGTCAACCTGCTGATGGGGCTCACCCCCATCAGAGTCAGCACCTACTTCTGGGTGAGCCAGCTTGGCATGCTGCCCGGCACCTTCGTCTACGTGCTGGCGGGCTCCGAGCTCGCGACCCTCACCAGCACCGGCAACATCCTCTCCCCCGGCCTCATCCTGGCGCTGACCCTGCTGGGGCTCATGCCCTGGCTGATGAAGCTGCTGATGGCGCGCCTCGCATTGCGCCGACTGCACGCCCCTTATCAGAAGCCCGCGCGCTTTGACTACAACCTGCTGGTCATCGGCGCCGGTGCCGGTGGCCTGGTCACCAGTTACATCGCCGCCGCCGTCAAGGCCAGGGTCGGGCTCATCGAACGCCACCGGATGGGGGGAGATTGCCTCTATACCGGCTGCGTCCCCTCCAAGGCGCTGATCCGAAGCGCTCGCTTCGCCGCCGAGCAGCGCCGGGCGGCCGAACTCGGCTTCACGCCGGCTCAGTCACGGGCCGACTTTGCCGCCGTGATGGCCCGGGTGGCCGAGGTGATCAAGAACGTCGAGCCCCATGATTCGGTGGCGCGCTATCAGGGACTGGGGGTGGAGTGCATTGAAGGCACCGCCCGCCTCGTCTCCCCCTGGGAGCTGGAGGTGGACGGTCAGCGCCTCTCTGCCCGTCACATCGTCATCGCCACCGGCGCCCGGCCCCGCATTCCGGAGCTGCCGGGGCTGGCAGAGGTTCCCTACCTCACCTCGGACAACCTCTGGCAACTGCGCGAAGCGCCGCGCCACCTGCTGGTGCTGGGGGGCGGCCCCATCGGCTGCGAGCTGGCCCAGAGCCTGGCCCAGCTCGGGGTCCCCGTCACCCTGGTGGAGCTGGCTCCCCAGTTGTTGCCAAGGGAAGAACCCAACGTTGCGGCCCTGTTGCAAACCAGGATGGAAGCCGACGGCGTACGGGTGCTGACCGGCTGGCGCGCCGAGCGGGTCGACTACCTGCCATCTGCCGAGGGCTCGCAAACCGAGTCGCAACCCATTCGATTGCACCTGCGCCGTGATGACGAGAGCCTGATGCTGGACGGGGATCAGCTGCTGCTGGCCCTCGGCCGGGTCGCCAACGTCAGCGGCTTCGGGCTGGAGACGCTGGGCGTGACCCTCTCGCCCGGCGGCACCGTCGCGGTGGATGAGTATCTGACGACCAATTACCCCAGCCTGCTGGCGGTGGGGGACGTGGCCGGCCCCTATCAGTTCACCCATGTGGCGGCCCACCAAGGCTGGTACGCCGCCGTCAACGCGCTGTTCAGCCCCTTCAAGCGCTTCAAGGCTGACTATCGCGTGATCCCGACCGTCACCTTCACCAGCCCGGAAATCGCCAGGGTGGGCCTCAATCAGGGGGAGGCCCGCGCCCGCGCCATCCCCTTCGAGCTGACCCGCTTCGAGATGGCAGAGCTCGACCGCTCCATCGCCGACGGGGAGCGTTCAGGGTTCGTGGAGGTGCTGACGGCACCCGGCAAGGACAGGATCCTCGGCGCCACCATCGTCGGCGAGGGGGCGGGGGAGCGCCTTGCGGAGTTCGTGCTGGCCATGAAGCAGGGGCTCGGCCTTCGCAAGATACTGGCCACCATTCATCCCTATCCCACTCTGGTGGAGGGGAACAAATACCTGGCCGGGGAGTGGCAACGGGCCCACCAGCCGCACCACCTGCTGCCCTGGCTCAACCGCTATCACGGTTGGCGCCGCGGCGCCTGA
- a CDS encoding peptidylprolyl isomerase yields the protein MKKACAQHILVKTEKQCLEIKEKIEKGADFGQMAKRFSTCPSGKRSGDLGEFSKGDMVKAFDDAVFKGELLTVLGPVRTKFGFHLIKVLYRS from the coding sequence ATGAAGAAAGCCTGTGCCCAGCACATCCTGGTCAAGACCGAGAAGCAGTGCCTCGAGATCAAGGAGAAGATCGAGAAGGGCGCCGACTTCGGCCAGATGGCCAAGCGCTTCTCCACCTGCCCGTCCGGCAAGCGCTCCGGGGATCTGGGGGAGTTTTCCAAGGGGGACATGGTCAAGGCCTTTGACGACGCCGTGTTCAAGGGAGAGCTGCTGACCGTGCTGGGGCCGGTGCGCACCAAGTTCGGCTTCCACCTCATCAAGGTGCTCTACCGCAGCTGA
- a CDS encoding carboxymuconolactone decarboxylase family protein, whose translation MRIEVKPDHDYAWFIRPFFWLQKRNYGQVLIPGKCWGRSPRLFAAVATLYGVINRKRSPITPVLRSLVTVRVSQLNWCRFCVDINAMTLIKRAGSSEKVEALAQWRTSPLFDEQERAVLDYAEAMTGLDGVSDEQVARLRPWFDDDAMVELTGLIAFQNMSAKFNAALDIAPQGFCQLPVQPERGTAPTTSVAAAPIKSDTSPPQQDKPLP comes from the coding sequence ATGCGCATCGAGGTGAAACCCGACCATGACTATGCCTGGTTTATCCGCCCCTTCTTCTGGTTGCAAAAACGCAACTACGGCCAGGTGCTGATCCCCGGCAAGTGCTGGGGCCGCTCCCCGCGCCTGTTCGCCGCCGTGGCGACCCTGTATGGGGTCATCAACCGCAAGCGCTCTCCCATCACGCCCGTGCTGCGCTCCCTGGTCACGGTGCGGGTCTCCCAGCTCAACTGGTGCCGTTTTTGCGTCGACATCAACGCCATGACCCTCATCAAGCGGGCAGGATCCAGCGAGAAAGTCGAGGCCCTGGCCCAGTGGCGCACCAGCCCCCTGTTCGATGAGCAGGAGCGGGCCGTGCTCGACTACGCCGAGGCCATGACGGGGCTGGATGGCGTCAGTGACGAGCAGGTCGCCCGGCTCAGGCCCTGGTTCGACGACGATGCCATGGTGGAGCTGACCGGCCTCATCGCCTTCCAGAACATGTCCGCCAAGTTCAATGCCGCCCTCGACATCGCCCCCCAGGGCTTCTGCCAGTTGCCGGTGCAACCCGAGCGTGGCACCGCGCCCACAACCAGCGTCGCCGCCGCCCCGATAAAGAGTGACACTTCCCCTCCCCAGCAGGACAAACCGCTGCCATGA
- a CDS encoding ABC transporter substrate-binding protein produces the protein MPKISALLRTLLRPLQLAALPLLMAGPLQAAPASDPQWQQTLEEAKGQSVYFNAWGGSPEINAYLQWASGEVQRQYGVKLVQVKVDDIAQSVSQLLADRQAGKQSGGPIDLLWVNGENFKALKEQGLLGAPFTQELPNMALVDGQLPVSEDFTVPVAGLEAPWGIGQLNLMVNEDEVKTPPTSAAALLAWAKAHPGRFTYPKPPQFHGSSFLKQMLLELTPDPAPLYREATDAEFQRQTAPLWAWLDALHPALWRKGKLFPTGAAETKQLLDDGELAMAISFNPQEAQSSVQNGTLPAGVRALAMEKGALTNSHFLAIPFNANARAGAKVVANFLLSPAAQARKADPAFWGDPSVLRRDALPQGTAPALRFKAQAEPHPSWQLRLEAAWAERYGQ, from the coding sequence ATGCCCAAGATTTCCGCCTTGCTTCGCACCTTGCTGCGCCCCCTGCAACTGGCCGCCCTGCCCCTGCTGATGGCGGGCCCCCTGCAGGCGGCCCCCGCGAGCGATCCCCAATGGCAACAGACCCTCGAGGAGGCGAAGGGGCAGAGCGTCTATTTCAACGCCTGGGGTGGCAGCCCCGAGATCAACGCCTATTTGCAGTGGGCAAGCGGCGAGGTGCAGCGCCAGTACGGCGTCAAGCTGGTGCAGGTGAAGGTGGACGACATCGCCCAGAGCGTGAGCCAGTTACTCGCCGACCGGCAGGCGGGCAAGCAGAGCGGTGGCCCCATCGACCTGCTCTGGGTCAACGGCGAGAACTTCAAGGCCCTCAAGGAGCAGGGGCTGCTGGGTGCGCCGTTCACCCAGGAGCTGCCGAACATGGCGCTGGTGGATGGGCAGTTGCCGGTGAGCGAGGACTTCACCGTGCCGGTGGCGGGGCTGGAAGCCCCCTGGGGCATAGGTCAGCTCAACCTCATGGTCAATGAAGACGAGGTCAAGACGCCGCCCACCTCGGCGGCAGCCCTGCTCGCCTGGGCCAAGGCTCACCCCGGCCGCTTCACCTATCCCAAGCCACCCCAGTTTCATGGCTCGAGTTTCCTCAAACAGATGTTGCTGGAGCTGACACCCGATCCCGCGCCACTGTATCGGGAGGCGACCGATGCCGAATTCCAGCGCCAGACGGCCCCACTCTGGGCCTGGCTCGACGCGCTGCACCCCGCGCTCTGGCGCAAGGGCAAGCTGTTCCCCACCGGCGCCGCCGAGACCAAGCAGTTGCTGGACGATGGTGAGCTCGCCATGGCCATCAGCTTCAATCCCCAGGAGGCCCAGAGTTCGGTGCAAAACGGCACCCTGCCCGCCGGCGTCAGGGCCCTGGCCATGGAGAAGGGAGCCCTCACCAACAGCCACTTCCTCGCCATCCCGTTCAACGCCAACGCCCGAGCCGGGGCCAAGGTGGTGGCCAACTTCCTGCTGAGCCCCGCCGCCCAGGCCCGCAAGGCCGATCCCGCGTTCTGGGGAGATCCCAGCGTCTTGCGAAGGGATGCCCTGCCCCAGGGCACGGCCCCGGCCTTGCGCTTCAAGGCGCAGGCCGAACCCCACCCCAGCTGGCAACTGCGACTGGAAGCGGCCTGGGCCGAGCGTTATGGCCAGTGA
- a CDS encoding DUF1499 domain-containing protein has translation MPSFLWWPLLAWLLPLGGALGSRIHLWPWWAGFILCLGGALLSLCLLLRLPWRRRRTTNLWPDIWGIAPLLLPLLFLVQALRAPLTNDVSTDPYNPPRLTWAEELRTAQDLPINAAPLQAFTGNPGPLYTQASPAEVLAEAEELMAELGWRVRETQSGLDAVVTSPWFGFEDDVALRIFKGPQETRVDMRSASRQGRSDLGVNRARILDFKERLNERLGQAYKPKMKD, from the coding sequence ATGCCCAGCTTTTTGTGGTGGCCCCTGCTGGCCTGGTTGCTGCCCCTCGGGGGGGCCCTTGGCAGTCGCATTCATCTCTGGCCCTGGTGGGCTGGCTTCATCCTCTGTCTGGGAGGGGCCCTCCTCAGCCTCTGCCTGTTGCTGCGCCTGCCCTGGCGCCGTCGCCGCACCACCAATCTCTGGCCGGATATTTGGGGCATAGCGCCCCTGCTGCTGCCCCTGCTGTTTCTGGTGCAGGCATTGCGAGCGCCGCTGACCAACGACGTCAGCACGGATCCCTACAACCCTCCCCGCCTCACTTGGGCCGAAGAGCTCAGAACGGCGCAGGATCTGCCAATAAATGCCGCCCCCTTGCAAGCATTTACCGGCAACCCCGGTCCTCTCTATACCCAGGCCTCCCCGGCCGAGGTGCTGGCCGAGGCCGAGGAGTTGATGGCCGAGCTCGGCTGGCGCGTCAGGGAGACACAGAGCGGGCTCGACGCCGTGGTCACCAGCCCCTGGTTCGGCTTTGAGGATGACGTGGCGCTGAGGATCTTCAAAGGCCCCCAGGAGACCCGCGTCGACATGCGTTCCGCCTCCCGCCAAGGCCGCAGCGATCTCGGGGTCAACCGCGCCCGGATCCTGGACTTCAAGGAGCGTCTGAACGAGCGTCTCGGCCAGGCCTATAAACCCAAGATGAAAGATTGA
- the tamA gene encoding autotransporter assembly complex protein TamA, protein MTGCYSLLPAGTRTPGRYFRPGLGTLLALCLLLLAMPAMAAKLTYQVKGVKGEQKDNVEAYLNALPVYQERQYRTARTRITEEVQKALQVYGYYQPKITLTRDKKAPAKVGIEIDRGKPVLVSRLDILLEGEAGNDEIYSALLDKLPLKEGDPLNHGMYESIKADLGSLGLARGYFDARISKSQVKVFPDQGKAEIYIVFRSGPRYRFGDIHYDATPEALRLIKPLINIQSGEPYLAIRLAEMSQDVSSTKLFKQVDIKPMISQAKDHRVPVQVTLSNRVDHEIEVGVGYATDVGPRMSATWEKPWVNRYGHSLSSTAKVSAPEAELSFDYQIPVGNPLRDYYSLQAGYQYTNNNDTRSDLTSIGVHRWKRRPESWDRDVFLRLENERYVQGNDEGNSLLLIPGVSWSRLRVRGGLVPEWGDRQQLTFEFSSPYWGSDINFMRVWGRSKWLRTLGEDHRFLMRVEQGAIVGDDFSLVPPSLRFFTGGDQTVRGYGYETISPRDEDGKLTGGRYTSVGSLEYNYRISEKWLGALFVDAGTATVDYSEAWKIGTGFGVRWVTPIGQVRLDLAVGISEEDKPLRLHFALGPEL, encoded by the coding sequence TTGACAGGATGCTATTCTCTCCTGCCTGCAGGGACCAGAACGCCTGGACGATATTTTCGCCCTGGGCTCGGCACACTGCTCGCCCTCTGCCTCTTGTTGCTGGCGATGCCCGCCATGGCCGCCAAGCTGACCTATCAGGTCAAGGGGGTGAAGGGGGAACAGAAAGACAACGTCGAGGCCTATCTCAACGCCCTGCCTGTCTATCAGGAGCGCCAATACCGCACGGCGCGCACCCGGATCACCGAGGAAGTGCAAAAGGCGCTGCAGGTCTATGGCTACTACCAGCCCAAGATCACCCTGACCCGTGACAAGAAGGCCCCCGCCAAGGTCGGCATAGAGATTGACAGAGGCAAACCCGTGCTGGTTTCCCGCCTCGACATCCTGCTGGAAGGGGAGGCGGGCAACGACGAGATCTACAGCGCCCTGCTGGACAAGCTGCCCCTCAAGGAAGGGGATCCCCTCAATCACGGCATGTACGAGTCCATCAAGGCGGATCTCGGCAGCCTGGGGCTGGCCCGCGGCTACTTCGACGCCAGGATCAGCAAGAGTCAGGTCAAGGTCTTCCCGGATCAGGGCAAGGCGGAGATCTATATCGTGTTCCGCTCCGGCCCCCGCTATCGCTTCGGTGACATCCACTACGATGCGACCCCGGAAGCCCTGCGCCTCATCAAGCCCCTCATCAACATCCAGAGCGGTGAGCCCTATCTCGCCATCCGCCTCGCCGAGATGTCCCAGGATGTCTCCTCCACCAAGCTGTTCAAGCAGGTGGATATCAAACCCATGATCAGCCAGGCCAAGGATCACCGGGTGCCGGTACAGGTGACCCTCTCCAACCGGGTCGATCACGAGATCGAGGTCGGTGTCGGCTATGCCACCGACGTGGGGCCGCGCATGAGCGCCACCTGGGAGAAGCCCTGGGTCAACCGTTACGGTCACAGCCTCTCCAGTACTGCCAAGGTCTCGGCGCCGGAAGCCGAACTCAGCTTCGACTACCAGATCCCGGTGGGCAACCCGCTGCGGGATTACTACTCCCTGCAGGCGGGCTACCAGTACACCAACAACAACGATACCCGCTCCGATCTCACCAGCATCGGGGTGCACCGCTGGAAGCGGCGGCCGGAGAGCTGGGACAGAGACGTCTTCCTGCGTCTGGAGAACGAGCGCTACGTACAGGGCAACGACGAAGGCAACAGCCTCTTGCTGATCCCCGGGGTCTCCTGGTCACGACTGCGGGTACGCGGCGGCCTGGTGCCGGAGTGGGGGGATCGCCAGCAGCTGACCTTCGAGTTTTCCAGCCCCTACTGGGGATCGGACATCAACTTCATGCGGGTGTGGGGACGCAGCAAGTGGCTGCGCACCCTGGGGGAGGATCACCGCTTCCTGATGCGGGTCGAGCAGGGGGCCATCGTCGGGGACGACTTCTCCCTGGTGCCGCCCTCCCTGCGTTTCTTCACCGGTGGCGATCAGACGGTGCGTGGCTATGGCTACGAGACCATCTCGCCACGGGATGAGGACGGCAAGCTCACCGGCGGTCGTTACACCAGCGTGGGCAGTCTGGAGTACAACTACCGGATCAGCGAGAAGTGGCTGGGGGCCCTGTTCGTGGATGCGGGCACCGCCACCGTCGATTACAGCGAGGCCTGGAAGATAGGGACGGGCTTCGGGGTGCGTTGGGTGACCCCCATCGGGCAGGTCAGGCTGGATCTGGCGGTCGGCATCTCCGAGGAAGACAAGCCGCTGCGGTTGCACTTCGCGTTGGGGCCGGAGCTATGA